The proteins below come from a single Mugil cephalus isolate CIBA_MC_2020 chromosome 7, CIBA_Mcephalus_1.1, whole genome shotgun sequence genomic window:
- the LOC125010462 gene encoding leucine rich adaptor protein 1-like: MADELLDEDFPDLKELENKIGRKTPESLVIWLRDAANCEDGWKSDVNSRGDNGSAFPDSFCDKINNLKQEMRWLRSTDVRILRQLVAVNEGIETMRWLMEERGALASRGSSLTGSLSSLATSEECGQSVSPREYPSPTGLEDLAETTSEESADQTPPPHTDRGGSHQDSSTKAYEPRPLSPSTSRFIDDHSTRDSHDLASINPANGLDDADVPKSQSQDSDVAAHRRVIKTRGNTIWRALLRSNRPRRQLKEVIDSFALTHSQQGDTSTVCKAEESFTASHTNTTEEEESAPGGEALLGYDAQWCWVNSQDDVTFL, encoded by the exons ATGGCAGATGAACTCCTCGACGAGGACTTCCCGGATCTAAAAGAACTGGAAAATAAGATTGGTAGGAAAACACCGGAGAGTCTTGTGATTTGGCTGAGGGATGCTGCGAACTGCGAAGATGGATGGAAGTCGGATGTGAACTCGAGGGGAGACAACGGCTCCGCCTTCCCCGACAGTTTCTGCGACAAAATTAACAACTTAAAACAAGAGATG AGATGGCTCCGTTCCACTGATGTGAGGATTCTGCGGCAGCTGGTGGCCGTGAATGAGGGCATCGAGACCATGCGCTGGCTGATGGAGGAGCGGGGGGCCTTGGCCAGCCGTGGCAGCAGTTTAACGGGAAGTCTGAGCAGTCTGGCCACAAGTGAGGAGTGTGGGCAGTCAGTGTCTCCCAG AGAATACCCAAGTCCAACTGGCCTTGAGGATTTGGCTGAAACCACTAGTGAGGAATCAGCAGATCAAACGCCACCACCACACACTGACCGTGGCGGCTCACACCAAGACAGCTCCACGAAGGCTTATGAACCAAGACCTCTGAGtccttccacctccaggttCATAGATGATCACTCCACTCGTGACAGTCATGACCTGGCATCAATTAATCCTGCCAACGGTTTGGATGATGCCGATGTACCAAAGTCACAGTCACAAGACTCAGATGTTGCAGCGCACCGTAGAGTCATCAAAACTCGTGGTAACACCATCTGGAGAGCTCTGCTCAGGTCCAACAGACCAAGAAGGCAATTAAAGGAGGTTATTGATAGTTTTgccctcactcactcacaacaAGGAGACACGAGCACAGTTTGCAAAGCTGAGGAGAGTTTTACAGCATCTCACACAAATACGAcggaagaggaagagagtgCACCCGGTGGAGAGGCTTTGCTGGGCTACGATGCTCAGTGGTGCTGGGTGAACTCACAGGAcgatgtgacatttttatga